One Amaranthus tricolor cultivar Red isolate AtriRed21 chromosome 1, ASM2621246v1, whole genome shotgun sequence DNA window includes the following coding sequences:
- the LOC130809958 gene encoding uncharacterized mitochondrial protein AtMg00860-like: MDILESQQLYVNEKKCEFCKPKVAYLGHIVSCEGVAVNPEKVQAMVDWPPPRAIKEIRKFLAPQEGSVPLEDEVEAAFHLLKQTLLSTPVLAIPNFDLPFEVEVDASGFGIGAILSKAGVGPSPFMRKS; the protein is encoded by the exons ATGGATATACTGGAATCTCAGCAGTTGTATGTTAATGAGAAGAAATGTGAGTTTTGTAAACCTAAGGTGGCTTACTTAGGGCATATTGTCTCTTGCGAAGGGGTGGCCGTTAATCCAGAGAAAGTTCAAGCTATGGTCGACTGGCCCCCACCTCGCGCCATTAAGGAAATACGCAAATTTTTGG CACCTCAAGAAGGATCCGTTCCTTTGGAAGACGAGGTTGAGGCTGCCTTTCACCTACTAAAACAGACTTTGCTCTCAACACCGGTCTTGGCTATACCTAATTTTGACTTACCATTTGAGGTGGAGGTGGATGCGTCAGGATTTGGAATAGGTGCAATTCTCTCGAAAGCAGGGGTGGGGCCAAGCCCATTTATGAGAAAGAGTTGA
- the LOC130818368 gene encoding leucine-rich repeat extensin-like protein 6, producing MEINTHQPFSLLFLLLLNLLPFGSANFKTVANYEVACTMCNTCQPCNPYPYSSPPPPPSPPPPSPPPPTTVVGCPPPPSKPSGGGGSYYYYSPPPPSQPSYVYPPPSGGGGGGGYYYAPPYHYGPAPPPPNPIVPYFPFYYHTPPPGKSGSSFLGTNFQFLFPLFLSFFFFFL from the coding sequence aTGGAAATTAACACCCATCAAcccttctctctcctctttctcTTACTCCTCAATCTCCTTCCCTTCGGATCCGCCAACTTCAAAACTGTTGCCAACTACGAAGTTGCTTGTACAATGTGTAACACGTGCCAACCGTGTAACCCCTACCCTTACAGCTCCCCACCGCCGCCACCATCACCACCTCCGCCGTCTCCTCCGCCGCCAACCACCGTAGTCGGATGTCCACCACCGCCATCTAAACCTTCTGGCGGCGGTGGaagttactattattattcacCACCTCCGCCTTCACAGCCTTCTTATGTTTATCCTCCGCCGAGCGGTGGCGGCGGTGGTGGAGGATACTATTATGCACCACCGTATCATTACGGTCCTGCTCCTCCTCCTCCTAATCCTATTGTACCATATTTCCCGTTCTACTATCATACACCTCCTCCTGGAAAATCTGGTTCTAGCTTTCTTGgtacaaattttcaatttttgtttcctttgtttttgtcattttttttctttttcttatga